The Leptodactylus fuscus isolate aLepFus1 chromosome 5, aLepFus1.hap2, whole genome shotgun sequence genome segment ATCACTATCTACATGGTCCCAGCTAATGGAGATACCTTGACCCTCAACAAGCTAATTGCACTTTTATACATTGTAGTCACTCCCTTGTTCAACCCGATCATCTACTGCTTGAGGAACCAAGAAATGAAAACCGTCATGGAGAAGTTAATCAGTGTTAGTGTTAGACAATAAACACAAGACTGTATTGAAAAATATATTTGTTCCATAATCTGAATAGATTATAAATTCAATGTGTTGTATAAACACTCAAACATATATGTGTGGAGTAAACTTTATTAAAGTTAATTGTAAAGTaaaagtgtgtatgtgtgtttttcaAACCTTATTACTGCCTTTGAAACTGTTTCATTGCTAAGCCTGTGATAGCCACTTGTGAACCAgaccaacaaaaaaaacctgttattAATGTACTCTTACTATTCTATAACAATAAGGGGTACCAGGAAGAGCCAGGTACCAGTAGAACCAGCACATCTGCAGTAGCAATTAAACCCAAGAGTTGACACAGACTAGTAGTTTTAGGCTCGGAAGGGGTCAATAAACATGGACTTCCCTTTACTGATAAGACTAGCCTAAGGCTATTGGCTTTACCTTAGTTAAATTTCAAATTATTGTCCCATTCCCACCCTAAAAAATACAAGCTTGCATCTATCCTAGGACTTGGCTGTAATTTCAGAAGATTGAGTTGTGATGAAATCAAGCACTTTCTTTTACATTGGATATCAAAGTAACAAAGGGGGCTAGGATGTGTTAGAACAGTGCAGCAGCTACCGCCTAGGGGTCAGGTCACAGCCTGCTCCTCTGTTGTGGCTTTTTGCCGGCTGTCGCCCTTTCCCTGTTGCAAACAGTCCTGCTTAGCACTGTGTAAGCCAATGTTCGCCCAGCGTGGCCGGCTAGGCTGGTTGGTTGGACCGCCCCttccctatttaaggaggcaggtggcTCAGCCCACTGTCCTAGCCTTTTTCCAGATCCTCTTTCTGAGTTGTTGTGTGCAGGTTCCAGTGCTGTTGCTCTGTAGTTGGCCATAGTAAGAATTTAAGTTTACCCTTAGTAAGAATCACATCATTAGTTCTCTAGCAGCAAGttgccttgtttctgtattgcacTGGAAGCACACACGTTAAGTTGGTCTGTCTAGCTCAGAGGTGCTGACTAGACTGTATTTCtttagcggctgctctgagctgcagagGCTGTCCCTGTGGGGTTAACAGAAAAATCAAAATGGTGGAGTAGCCCGGCAGTGAAGCTAACAGTCAGGCTTCATTCACAGCAAGGTAGCTCTGaggctcagagcccagttggaCTCCGCaagttattatttatatatttttggaatgtactcacaaaaatttcagccctTTTGCACCAGGAGTTTTTCTTTGACAGTTGTTGTAGTGAGTCtatgcgagtgattttgtgaaaatggataaaatcgaaAATCGAGCTGTCATTATATATGTGTTTTAGTAAATAGTAAGAATGTAGACGGTAACAGAAACACTACTTACCATCTTGGCAGTCCCTCCAGTAGTCACAGGGCTGTTGTATTTCCTGAGAATGAAGAAGATAATCTTAGTCACAGCCAtttgcgtaactaggaatggtggggccccgtggtgaacctttgacatgcccccccccgactgacgctgaagaccccgaaccccccccccccgcattcctgcacgcactattatgccccatagttgcccttgcacacagcattataccccatagtggccccatcacccagtattgtgccccatagtggccccatcacccagcattatgctccattgtggacacccattaacaattattatactctggggtcttttcagaccccagagtataataatcggagactgagagggggatgcaaacataaacactgttacgtacctatccctgcactccccgctgtcggctatcttcaattatgtcagggacgtcatgtgatccCGGCATTATAACGTCTGAGACGTCATACaagtttgttatgttcgcttacccctccaatcattatactcgggggtctgaaaagtcccctgagtataataatgatgtttgcggggcccgcgctgtcacttaccgatcctggcccctgccaggatcggtaagtaagtagggcccattaccggctggagtaactccagtcagtaacggcctattaaaaaacaaaatgcagcggtagcggctgtcaccgggccccctaatgtcccgggccctgtggcagctgcctcagcTGCTTCCCCAGTTGTTATGCCCCTGGTCACAGCAGAATATAAAAGCTGGCAATCATGTTGTGACATCGAGTAAGAATCCTCCTCCTTCTCTGACATCGTACCACTTTACTGAGTAATCTTTCTTTATTGTCAACCTGATCTTCACTTCacaatgtgtcactttatatggcaataactttgagacgctttaacttccacaagtgattttgagattgtttttcatgacacattgtacttcttgTTACTAGTaccactaatcaatatttttgtatttatttataaacaatATAGGATGGGATTGGGAAATGTAAATGAAAagtgactaaaatgtcactttatccccaaagttttcattttcaaagtgctatttggctttttgaGGGAAGATTTTGCCAGAATAGTttccaggtgccatgtcgcattcgCAGAGCCAACAAATGGAAACcaacaaaaagtgaccccattttagaaactatacccctctaagagtttatcaaggggtattattattttgagcccaagagtgcaTTTCAGGGGTCTGAAAAAGGGAAACAGTGTCCATTTAAGCCTGTGCTCCAAAAACAAAAATAGCTTGTTCCCTTCTGTgccaaaacagcagtttatacccacatatgacatctcgtacgttatcctgggtacaccagtgtcatagatgtggggcacacagcagggcacaaaAGAGAAGAACTGTTATGTAGCTTTTGGAGTgaagattcagatgtttggtatgtcATGTTTGAAGAGCCTGTAAGgtgccagaaaagtggattccccaaaggagtgaccccataggactgtatggtgaggcgttttttggaggaggaatttgagtcagtttcctcaaCAAATTCCTGTCCAAAACAACTCAGTAGGAACACATACTGGCATCAAGAATTCTGAGGCTCTATTCAGAATATATTGTgctccctacacaatataatatcctgcAGTGCTCCCCACAGAGtacaatgctccatagtggccccacacactataaaaTGCTCTCcaatgtctccacacagtattattcttcaCAGCGCCTCCTGCATCATAATGCTCCAAAGAACCTCCAACACATAATGCTCCACACTGCTGCCCACAGAATAACGTTCCACAGTGTCTCCCACAACATAAGGCTCAACAGTATCCCCGtaaagtataatgtaccatagtatCTCCATAAAGCATAATTCTACCGTCTCTACACACCATATAATGCTAAACAGCTCCACAgcgtccccacatggtataaattaCTCCACAGTTTAAAATGCTCCACACTGCCTCCCACAGATTAATGCTCCATTGTGCCTCCACATACTATAATGATCCACAGTGTCTCCCACAAGATAATGTTCAATAGTGTACTTTGTGGCGCCCCTGGAGACTGAAGCACAGCGGGCCTGGGCAGTAACAAGGATGAGGCTCTAATGAAGGGGTGCATTCTGTTTGTACGCTGAAATACCCCGAAAAGCATCTATCTGTTGGAATAAAGCCTGGATTATTCGCGCTCCGTGGTGGTTCTGTTGTTTTCTTGGTGAGGAGCGCATCATTCCTGGGTTTTGAGAAGCTATATGCTCAATATGGTTTCTATTCAATTTATGGTCAGTCATCCCGATGACCCATCACCCCAGATGGATGTGACCCCTGTGTAAAGTTTTCCATGTTTAACAAGTACTTACAACACTTTTGCCCGGCccttttttggagttttgtgtaaaatgatcaatgatgtgactttttttcattctcttttgtgttttttcattgcaagcaaaataaatgaagatattaccaaagagtttgtgcttgtaatcattatctgggagacaccgaggattatctgacagaattgcagggggccaatacttttggccaacactgtatagtcctaggagtcctttaCATGAAAATGAAATACTAGACAAACCATCCAAAACTGAAACAAAACTTCAGAAAGTTACTTTTCTCCAGTGTTCTCTTAGACTTTGAGCCATTGGAGCATTTTTGATCTATTTAAATCTCACACTATCTGAATCTTAATCTTGTCCCCAGATTCTTCATTAACATCTCAATAATAACCAATTCTCAGGACATTTCTTCAGCTATAAAATGTTCCCAGATCTTTATGTGCCAGTACATTGATGACATTGTCTCATCGTCTCCTTTTGCTGTTGCTGCAGAGATTGCGCTGTAAGGAAGGCTTCCGTTTTGTGGCTGTGACCGTTCAATTAACATCCAGAATGTTCTAGGAATAAAAACTCACCAAGGATATCGGAGGAATGAGCCCGCACACTCCTTAATAATCTTCCTTTCTTGATTGTTCATGTTTTACACCAATAATACGAATTAAAATGTTCTAGTGACAATTTCATGAATTAAGGATTTTCTATTACTTTtgtgctatggaaacctggaatcCATCATGGTACGAAAGGTTGGACTAGACGAAGGAAGGTGAGGAGTCGTCATTCTCTGGGTTTTGGTGCACACAAGAGTTGGTTCCCCTAGGCCAGTAGACACTAAGTGCTCATGTTTGGATGCTTACTTATTTCTGAAGTGGAAAACCTGCATTTTTATTTCTTACTATTGTGTTTTATgcaacaaatttatcaaaatgtatCAGGCTGGTTCATACATTTGTTACTGTTCGGTCACTTGGAATTGGATTGTGCttgcacaaaagaaaaaaacccaaacgGTATATATTAAATGGGAACCCTATAAAGCACCTAAACTACAACCCCATTATCATGGCACTCACCACATTTTAAATTACAAGTAAACCAAAAAGgtgcaaaataagaaaaaaaaaaaaaggaccagaatgttggcgctgattttgacgctgaatccgcgtcagattccaCTTGGAATAAAAttctcccattggcttcaatggaccctaaaagtaataataaaatgcATTGTTCTTTGACACGGTCTATTGTTGGCTTGACATGCTGAGAGTTACAGCGCTTACTTGTCTATTAGGTTACAAACATGAAATGTATATCTTAGCTCGCAATAATTAAATGCAGTCCTTCAAAGAAGATGAAGGCTTATCGGGAAGAGAGAGACAATCTGTGTCCCTCTATGGGTAACCTGCTGTATGATACAAGATGTATCATATTGCATTCACAAACTTGCATATGGTATTTTCCATCGTTCACCATTCTgcacctaccctgtttccccaaaaataagtcatcccccggacgtaagacatagcagaggttttgttgaattacctaatataaggcacccccagaaagtaagacatcccccaaagataataatctttctgtgcaaagattgtatgaagaaatacATTGCAGCCGgttgaacactgtgcacgatgttccgtgtgcacagatatgccggctgctgacgtcGCTGCGATACgtagatgagctgggagatgcctgctGTGCATATACTAAGCATCATATGCGGCGGGgaatccactctcccagctcatcccacagcagccggaacaatggatacaacatACGGTATCGCAGCAGCCGGTTTTCCTGTGCACTCGTAGCACcgcgcacagcgttcagccggctgcaatgtttttcttcatacagtctttgcgcagcgagcacatctcagcgtagcgcagtggtggcagcagcacacaaacataaaataagacatcccctgaaaataagacatagcatatctttaggaccaatattttatataagacactgtcttattttcggggaaacacagtagtaTTTGCCAAGAATCACTTtcattatatttttgtacagCTGTTCCGGTTTTGCTTTGTGTGTTCGCGTTTCAGCTTCTTGTGTGCTATTTCCCTTTCCGTATGTCCCGTGCCCACTATTCCATCGAGTCACATATACAACATTATATTATTGTTCTTCTTATTACACGATTACTTTACACCCAGGTTTTGCTCATCCACTTCATCACacaatgttttattttatagGGTTACATTTATATTTTCTTACCTCATTTCTTTCAGTCCAATAATTTGTTTATATTATAGAATTTGTATTGTGCCATTGTTACAGTCTTTGGTGTTATTCCATTCGTTACATGTGACTATTATTGTCCTTTCCCTGTAGTGTATGACCTCTATAATGGAAATCGTTCCTTCATATTGGTAAGGACCATGGAACTGATACAATTCTTCTGAGGTAAGAAACCATATAACCATGTGCCATCGTGAAGTTGACTAGTAAACCATCCTTTATTTTCAAGGGACGTCCTTTACTATGGATAAAGAGAACCTGACAACCGTCACTGAATTCAGACTGTTGGGATTTCCAGAAATTAAAGGCTCCAAGACTGTTGTTTTATTTCATGTGATTCTGTTTGTCTATATCATGACTCTATTGATAAATTGTATGATTGTTGTGTTGGTGTCCATCAAGCCAAAGCTCCAttcccccatgtacttcttcctccAACAATTATCACTTGTTGAATCCATGTTCCTCACTGTTGTTATTCCTAACATGCTTCATGTCGTCTGGTTAGAAGGAGCCACCATCTCTGTTATAGGATGTATAGCCCAATCTTACTTGTATTGTGCCATAGGGTGCACAGAATGTCACCTCCTCACCGTCATGGCTTACGACCGCTACTTGGCCATCTGTAACCCCCTTCGTTATAGCACCATCATGGACACCAAGCTTCAGCGTTCCTTAGTTGCCTACTGTTGGGTTTTTGGCTTTCTCTTCACCCAGAtcactctgaactttctgtgccAACTCCACTTCTGTGGCCTCAATGTGATaaaccatttcttctgtgacctTGTTCCTTTTGTTGAGCTTTCATGCTCTTACAAGTTGGCCTTACAGTGGGAGATCTTTATCGGTGCTGTCCCTATAATCATTTTACCCTTTGTCTTAGTCATCGTTAGTTATACCTGTGTCTTTATAACGATCCTTAAGATTTCTTCTGcaaaaggaaggaagaaaaccttctccacctgtagctcccacctcactgTGGTCGCCCTATATTTCGGGACCCTGATCACAATTTACATGGTTCCGGCTAATGGGCAAACATTGACTGTTAACAAACTTATCTCTTTTTTGTATATTGTGGTCACACCATTGTTTAATCCTATTATATACTGCTTGAGAAATCGAGAGATAAGACTCGTAATGGTAAAGTTACTTTCTGCTAAGTGAAGATGTTTCGTTGTAACTACAGGTATCCAATTAAATAGTCTAACGGCGGCTGAAATTAAAACATTGTAACTACTTGAAAGAcacttgtaacgtctctgcctgtttgggtcactgcgccaccctctgctcgcatggcatgtgcagtttcattccttgcttagagtttttggttgcactgtgtgaacatggctctacttctgtaattgaatttccaccacgccCGTCTCCTgtaccttgtttgcctctgttcatgaagtggttaattctagtcttgccatgTGACTGCCAGCCTGTCCTCCAATCAAACCTAGGgctggtctttggcttcctatatacaggtcatcagcccacatagaCGTGTTGGctattgactttgtccctgctaagcttctcttcttctactattatattactgacttccgacctctggctttccctattgactttggactccgatttggcactgcattgctcgactgttaccgaacccttgtcttgctgacctccctttgtgttgtttgtcttgtctgcattttctaTTTGACATATATAGGTAGGGCCCGTTgtccagttgccgcctattacataggataggaccaggcaagctggaagggaaagtgggggccatcagcttagggctcattgtctcttgtgccccttcccaggatttccagcagctactggggaattgctgtcctagcaattccataacaacaCTAGTTTATTCCATACTAAAGTATCAAGTCCATGTGGAGTGTATAGAGTGGGGCCATATATGACTACATCCCCATGTATAGGATAGTCCAGTACTCGACCCAGGTGAGAAAGGAGGTTCCCTGCACAAGTCTTTCATGTGTGATTGTGTTTAGAGGACTGAGGCCCAGTttgcatctgcatttggtattccattcagggagtctgcttggggaccccgtaaatggaaacctatatgcattaaaaagcggttagcacaTGGGGCCACGTATTTTGgtccgcatcagaattggaccaaaatgagcctgccacgactgtcagttGCAgcatccccctccggagtaggatcataagaatgggcctagtccggagggtgctgtcgcgaggtggacgccggggctgactcaacCTCGGAATCTGAATAaaggacagctcgtttcttttttccatgagccagaacataccgctcacaggAAAAAGgaatctagcggtctacatagacctctattgtgaggggggggggggattccacCAGAATccacccctcttgccccatgtgaacaagcccttagaaaccacacggaccccattatagtctatggcgtctgtgtggtttcttagctaaccacttcttaatgcgtataggtttccgctcagggggtcctcaagcggactccccaaacagaatactgaacacagatgagaATCGggcctaacaaagaaaaaagtgtggACTTGTCCCTCAGTTATTTGTGTCACACAAATGAACGGCTTTTGGAAACAACACCATTTTGTGATCTCTGTTATTCAGAAAGTAACACGTTATACATGTGTCACAAAAATATAAATTGGAGTCTTTAACCAAATTCAggttaaggtcttattcacactctTGATTGCTGAAAAATATTCTGTTTTGGTCAATAATGAGGACCACAAAAGCTCCTTTAAATCTACAGGTCCATGCAAATCACAGATAGCTCACAGATGCCAACATGGAAACAGAGCAATCACACAGGACACGACCTGAAGATGAAGATGATGTGCCGTCTGAGATTAACCTGGACATCACATGTCTGCTAAAGCTGGATGTCTGATTAAATCTTatgtaaaagggttttctgggcaaaaatataattttaaaaaggTCTCTtattgctattaataggttaataataaATGTGTTACCAGTGTTTTGTGTGAtcttctgggtttctctgtgagctcctggcattttCTGCACTTCTTTACAAGGTGTAGCTTCCTggtctgttttcctacaactaccatgatgccttgtgcTTTACTTACAGCTGATTCTCTCCCCTCCCTCTCTTTCACTCCCAATACCTTTCTcacttacaccccctccctgtttccctagctacacTGCACACTACTAGCCTGTCCTAACTAATTtaacccaccccaccccatcatacttcccTGTCTTCCGGGCAGGATCTTCTCAGCACACAACCTCCCATGTTCTTGGTAGCCGGCATCTCCTCTTCTTGACGTCTAGGCATTATCTTAGATGAGAAAGATCAttctattctggacaaccccattaagggtGGAGGCATCTAAAGCTATGGGGCAGATGAATGTTTCATTACCTAATTTTTACCTGTATGATGCAAGCTTACCTGGAACACGTGGGACTTTGCGATTGTGACTTGGTTTAGAGGACTGTCTAAACACTGACTAGACaggtcacatctgcttttggtattccgttcagggagtccacttgggaacccccccaaacggaaaactatacgcattaaaaagcggttagctaagaaaccacatggaccccatcatagtctatctTTCTTTGATAACCATTTTTtattgcgtataggtttccgtcccaagtagactccccaaacagaatactgaacgcaaatgCGAACTGGGCCTAATAAAGAAAAGAGAGTGGACTTGTCTCTCAGTTATTTGTGTCACGTGATGAACAGCTTTTTGAAACAACATATTTTTGTGATCTCTGGTTAGATGGGAATACAAACTGGAAGGACTCAAACTAGACTTGTGGAATTGTTACCAGAACATTTTTATAAGTCAAGAATATAATAGACGATTTCAGAGATCCAATATTATAGAAGAATATTCAGGTATGTCTCCCTATGAGGTATTTCATGCTTGCCATAAAATTGTATAAGATCTGGTGTTACCTAATGTATCCTTTTACAGCTTGCACCTCTTTTGGCTCTATTCCTTTACATATTGACTATTGTTAGGTTTCATTTCAGATTCGGCCTCTTGACTTTTAAGTTTTGCTTCAGCCTAAATAAATTTGTTTGAATCTCCATCCTCAAGCTCATGAAGGTAGAAGTGAGCATGTCAGACGTGACTCTATTGATGTTCAGTTTGAGAACAGTCCTGCAGTTTTCCAAAAGAGAGAGTCTGTGCACCTAGAATGTTCTAtatgatcacaatgtacatgggTCAAGCTAGTGGGCAAACACTGTTATTTCCCTGGGAAACCTGATTGGGGgtggcttcccggcggtcagttttaacagccatttatttgaatgggttcttAAAGCAAATCGTcgatgtccatatgcagcctcttcgCAGTttatttttgcatggacacaaagtcagacatacaggacatactttgtgtctgtgcaaaaaaaattggtatccCTGTAGAGTCTGCATACGGACCCCAGCATAGAGGCCATGGGATTACAGAGCAGTACTATTATGGTGCTGGGCATTAACCCTTagtacaatgtaatagtatgccAAAGAATGAAAGAGGGTTAAAACAATAGAAATGTCACATTGCTGCATTATTGCATTATTACTACAACACACTGAACCCACAAAAATAAAACCTGCAAGAAAATGGTGCAatcgtgtttttttttccaattctaccacattctgaattttttttaagctTCCCGATACATTGTTCAGAATATCAAATGGTGTCGTTATGAAGCCCCATTTGTCTGGCAAGAAATTTGCCCACCAATATTGATTCAGGCAGGACTTGCTCGGTCCAAACCAAAGGTGCTTTTATTTTACTCTCGTCAGACGCCAGAGGAAATTCATCGGAGGTCCAGTGggggtgcagaaaaataatacaCACTGGTAGCCATCTTTCCTTACCTTTCACGGGCTCCCTCATGGTGTCTGGTGCTTATTCCCCAGAGACTGGTTCTCTTTTGGCCTCTTTTGTGATATTGCAGGGCTCAGCGGTCCATGATGCACCATGATGCATTGACGCAAGCACCTGCACTAGAAGACAACCAAAGAGTATCAAAGATGGCGGGAAACGTGCACCAAACAATATAAGggaacccagaagaggtgaggagaGGGAAATGTTTATTATTATGTTGTGACCCTCCAATGGGCCTCTGAGAAATATATTCTGGCCGACctggaaatttttgcaaaaaatcatgAAGAATCTGGTTAATTACAAATTGGTTTGCTCACATCTACACACCGTTTTCTAAAAGGCGGTGGGGTATGAATATTAATTGCCAGTGGTCAGAGCTCCAAGCACCATCACAAAAGaggattttcttatttttatttttttgagagcTTTCAGACAATGCCCAAGCAGTGCAAAAGATTGCACCAAACACATTCTTAGGAAAGGATTGGGTTAAGGCCCTGTGTCCCTGGTACGGACATGGCTTTCTGTCTGGATCACAGGTGGTCTGAGACATTGTAAAtcgagccgatcttcagatttcaggatcgattttaaaatctgatttctgatcattttccagatgatcctgatcgtgaaatttgctctgaatccgatcttttccgatcctgatcactcaaccctagtcaatgcttctctatgggaaaagtcacttttagggtgcatgcacactgagtaatgccgggcgtgtatgagagccgtacacgccggcattacggcagactgccgaacacttcccattcacttcaatgggagcgctcgtaaacgccgctgttacgagcgctcccattgaagtgaatgggaagtgttcggcagccctgctgtaacgccggcgtgtacggctctcatacacgcccggcgttccgtagtgtgcatgcacccttagggttgagccgatcttgagatttcaaaatccgatttccaatcattttccagcagatcgtgaaatttgctcgatcgccgatcagaattcgatcttttccgatcccgatggctcaaccctaatcatcatCTCATAAGCCTGATATGTCTATTGAAGGCTTCCTTTATGTCCctatttctaaaacaatatatgaTGGGGTTGATACAAGGAATGACCACCGTATACAGCAGAGACAGGACTTTGCTTGCAGTTAAGGATTGTCCTCGTGTTGGGACAAGATATGTGCAGAGAAGGGTGCCATAATACATGGAAACCACAGTCAGGTGGGAGCTGCAGGTGGTGAAAGCCTTCTGCCTACCCGTGACTGATGGGATTCTTAAAATGGTGAAAATGATATATGAATAAGACACAATCACTACAATGAACTGAAAGAGAGCCATTGGGATGACCAATAAGGTGACTTCTACCTGTACAAGAAAGGTCTCCGAACAAGAAAGTTCGAGCAGAGGAGAAAGATCACAGAAGTAATGGTCAATGACATTGGGTCCACAAAACTCTAAATTACAGATGGCGAGGACGTGGTTTAATATTAAGGAAAAACTCAAAACCCAAGAAAAGGTGATGAATCTCATACAAAATGAATAATCCATGATAGTGTTATAAGACAGTGGGTTACAAATGGCGAgatatctgtcataggacatccCGGTAAGGAGGAGAGACTCCAATGCCAGCGAGGCACTAAAGAAATAGAACTGAGTCAGGCAGCCTGGGAAGGTGACGGTGGCATCATGGTCCAGGACTACATACAGCGTGTTGGGTATGATACTGGTGGCCATCATGGAGTCAGATATGGAGAGCTGTGTgaggaagaagtacattggagagTGCAGGCGATGGCTGCGAGATACGAGGAGGATTATCATCCCATTCCCACAAATtgttacatagtaaatgaggACGAACACAATGAAGAGCAAAACACTGAGCTCATGGAAGGTCC includes the following:
- the LOC142204366 gene encoding olfactory receptor 6P1-like: MDKENLTTVTEFRLLGFPEIKGSKTVVLFHVILFVYIMTLLINCMIVVLVSIKPKLHSPMYFFLQQLSLVESMFLTVVIPNMLHVVWLEGATISVIGCIAQSYLYCAIGCTECHLLTVMAYDRYLAICNPLRYSTIMDTKLQRSLVAYCWVFGFLFTQITLNFLCQLHFCGLNVINHFFCDLVPFVELSCSYKLALQWEIFIGAVPIIILPFVLVIVSYTCVFITILKISSAKGRKKTFSTCSSHLTVVALYFGTLITIYMVPANGQTLTVNKLISFLYIVVTPLFNPIIYCLRNREIRLVMVKLLSAK
- the LOC142204367 gene encoding olfactory receptor 11L1-like encodes the protein MVPVRNITMITEIHLLGFRTFHELSVLLFIVFVLIYYVTICGNGMIILLVSRSHRLHSPMYFFLTQLSISDSMMATSIIPNTLYVVLDHDATVTFPGCLTQFYFFSASLALESLLLTGMSYDRYLAICNPLSYNTIMDYSFCMRFITFSWVLSFSLILNHVLAICNLEFCGPNVIDHYFCDLSPLLELSCSETFLVQVEVTLLVIPMALFQFIVVIVSYSYIIFTILRIPSVTGRQKAFTTCSSHLTVVSMYYGTLLCTYLVPTRGQSLTASKVLSLLYTVVIPCINPIIYCFRNRDIKEAFNRHIRLMR